From a region of the Zingiber officinale cultivar Zhangliang chromosome 10B, Zo_v1.1, whole genome shotgun sequence genome:
- the LOC122029532 gene encoding homeobox-leucine zipper protein HAT22-like isoform X1, with product MLRSNIDFFIHFPLCSLLFIKPSSVSLFFQPNLLPFMEEEEEEEEECNTRLALGIGDYGLKSNARDSTSTLHFDALFPIQFKEEQEELDEGVSGKETSNCSSERHSVGARKKLKLTREQVMLLEESFSQHSTLNTKQKQELGERLGIQPRQVEVWFQNRRARTKTKRMEVDYEYLKRSCEMLNEENRRLKKELMQLVKSTTMTVSVCSSCERMAGARKSVVVDGLILRRRT from the exons ATGCTTCGTTCAAACATTGATTTCTTCATTCACTTTCCTCTCTGTTCGCTCCTCTTTATAAAGCCTTCCTCCGTGTCTCTGTTCTTCCAACCAAACTTGCTTCCgttcatggaagaggaagaagaagaagaagaagaatgcaacACGAGGCTCGCGCTTGGGATCGGAGACTATGGATTGAAGAGTAATGCTAGAGATTCTACCAGTACGCTTCATTTTGATGCTCTGTTTCCGATTCAATTTAAAGAAGAACAGGAAGAGTTGGATGAAGGTGTCAGTGGAAAGGAAACCAGCAACTGCAGCAGTGAGAGACATTCAGTCGGCGCGAGGAAGAAGCTTAAGCTCACAAGGGAGCAAGTCATGCTGCTCGAAGAAAGCTTTAGCCAGCACAGCACTCTCAATacg AAGCAAAAGCAGGAACTGGGCGAGCGGCTGGGCATTCAGCCGCGGCAAGTGGAGGTGTGGTTTCAGAACAGGAGAGCGAGGACGAAGACGAAGCGGATGGAGGTGGATTACGAGTACTTGAAGAGGAGCTGCGAGATGCTGAACGAGGAGAACCGGAGGTTGAAGAAGGAGCTGATGCAGCTGGTGAAGTCGACGACGATGACCGTGTCGGTGTGTTCGTCGTGTGAGAGGATGGCCGGCGCCAGGAAAAGCGTGGTGGTGGATGGCCTGATTCTCCGCCGGCGAACTTAA
- the LOC122029532 gene encoding homeobox-leucine zipper protein HAT22-like isoform X2, with protein MEEEEEEEEECNTRLALGIGDYGLKSNARDSTSTLHFDALFPIQFKEEQEELDEGVSGKETSNCSSERHSVGARKKLKLTREQVMLLEESFSQHSTLNTKQKQELGERLGIQPRQVEVWFQNRRARTKTKRMEVDYEYLKRSCEMLNEENRRLKKELMQLVKSTTMTVSVCSSCERMAGARKSVVVDGLILRRRT; from the exons atggaagaggaagaagaagaagaagaagaatgcaacACGAGGCTCGCGCTTGGGATCGGAGACTATGGATTGAAGAGTAATGCTAGAGATTCTACCAGTACGCTTCATTTTGATGCTCTGTTTCCGATTCAATTTAAAGAAGAACAGGAAGAGTTGGATGAAGGTGTCAGTGGAAAGGAAACCAGCAACTGCAGCAGTGAGAGACATTCAGTCGGCGCGAGGAAGAAGCTTAAGCTCACAAGGGAGCAAGTCATGCTGCTCGAAGAAAGCTTTAGCCAGCACAGCACTCTCAATacg AAGCAAAAGCAGGAACTGGGCGAGCGGCTGGGCATTCAGCCGCGGCAAGTGGAGGTGTGGTTTCAGAACAGGAGAGCGAGGACGAAGACGAAGCGGATGGAGGTGGATTACGAGTACTTGAAGAGGAGCTGCGAGATGCTGAACGAGGAGAACCGGAGGTTGAAGAAGGAGCTGATGCAGCTGGTGAAGTCGACGACGATGACCGTGTCGGTGTGTTCGTCGTGTGAGAGGATGGCCGGCGCCAGGAAAAGCGTGGTGGTGGATGGCCTGATTCTCCGCCGGCGAACTTAA